From Homalodisca vitripennis isolate AUS2020 chromosome 1, UT_GWSS_2.1, whole genome shotgun sequence, the proteins below share one genomic window:
- the LOC124373882 gene encoding putative OPA3-like protein CG13603 isoform X3: MGKMGRLGGIRGPFPLAKLGALLARQISKPLANAIARSAKQYPWFSRAICMPPAHLYNWCEVRMKMWVMNLGKPVNIPKLNEAMAIELGASLLGEAIIFLIAAGLLLAEYTRQVRKETAKEAARQEEMSNIQYTIQELYFQAERQETQIRELLRTISDLEGRVVKVPWKGKQPDESLETTKPLDESDSIQDIRYYHREGFGTPMKMSYMWPERRDIQNQHCFQNRNCFYW, encoded by the exons ATGGGAAAAATGGGTCGTTTAGGTGGGATAAGGGGACCGTTTCCCTTAGCTAAGTTAGGTGCACTTTTAGCTAGACAAATAAGCAAACCTTTAGCAAATGCAATAGCGAGAAGTGCTAAGCAATATCCGTGGTTTAGCAGAGCTATTTGCATGCCTCCTGCTCATC TCTATAACTGGTGTGAGGTCCGGATGAAGATGTGGGTGATGAACTTGGGAAAGCCTGTaaatatacctaaattaaatGAAGCTATGGCCATTGAACTCGGAGCAAGTCTGTTAGGAGAAGCCATCATCTTCTTGATTGCTGCAGGCCTGCTGCTGGCAGAGTACACAAGACAGGTGCGCAAGGAGACTGCAAAAGAAGCGGCCCGTCAGGAGGAAATGAGCAACATTCAATACACCATACAGGAGCTGTATTTTCAGGCTGAAAGACAGGAGACTCAGATCCGTGAGCTGTTGCGAACTATTTCCGACTTGGAAGGAAGAGTGGTCAAGGTCCCCTGGAAGGGAAAGCAGCCTGACGAGTCACTCGAGACAACAAAACCTTTGGATGAATCTGATTCCATACAAGACATTAGGTATTACCACCGAGAAGGCTTTGGTACACCAATGAAAATGTCTTACATGTGGCCAGAAAGAAGAG
- the LOC124373882 gene encoding putative OPA3-like protein CG13603 isoform X4 — protein MGKMGRLGGIRGPFPLAKLGALLARQISKPLANAIARSAKQYPWFSRAICMPPAHLYNWCEVRMKMWVMNLGKPVNIPKLNEAMAIELGASLLGEAIIFLIAAGLLLAEYTRQVRKETAKEAARQEEMSNIQYTIQELYFQAERQETQIRELLRTISDLEGRVVKVPWKGKQPDESLETTKPLDESDSIQDIRYYHREGFGTPMKMSYMWPERREWWF, from the exons ATGGGAAAAATGGGTCGTTTAGGTGGGATAAGGGGACCGTTTCCCTTAGCTAAGTTAGGTGCACTTTTAGCTAGACAAATAAGCAAACCTTTAGCAAATGCAATAGCGAGAAGTGCTAAGCAATATCCGTGGTTTAGCAGAGCTATTTGCATGCCTCCTGCTCATC TCTATAACTGGTGTGAGGTCCGGATGAAGATGTGGGTGATGAACTTGGGAAAGCCTGTaaatatacctaaattaaatGAAGCTATGGCCATTGAACTCGGAGCAAGTCTGTTAGGAGAAGCCATCATCTTCTTGATTGCTGCAGGCCTGCTGCTGGCAGAGTACACAAGACAGGTGCGCAAGGAGACTGCAAAAGAAGCGGCCCGTCAGGAGGAAATGAGCAACATTCAATACACCATACAGGAGCTGTATTTTCAGGCTGAAAGACAGGAGACTCAGATCCGTGAGCTGTTGCGAACTATTTCCGACTTGGAAGGAAGAGTGGTCAAGGTCCCCTGGAAGGGAAAGCAGCCTGACGAGTCACTCGAGACAACAAAACCTTTGGATGAATCTGATTCCATACAAGACATTAGGTATTACCACCGAGAAGGCTTTGGTACACCAATGAAAATGTCTTACATGTGGCCAGAAAGAAGAG
- the LOC124373882 gene encoding optic atrophy 3 protein homolog isoform X1: protein MGKMGRLGGIRGPFPLAKLGALLARQISKPLANAIARSAKQYPWFSRAICMPPAHLYNWCEVRMKMWVMNLGKPVNIPKLNEAMAIELGASLLGEAIIFLIAAGLLLAEYTRQVRKETAKEAARQEEMSNIQYTIQELYFQAERQETQIRELLRTISDLEGRVVKVPWKGKQPDESLETTKPLDESDSIQDIRYYHREGFGTPMKMSYMWPERRGMIFTAVAYLSKDVFRNSSEYSDSNV, encoded by the exons ATGGGAAAAATGGGTCGTTTAGGTGGGATAAGGGGACCGTTTCCCTTAGCTAAGTTAGGTGCACTTTTAGCTAGACAAATAAGCAAACCTTTAGCAAATGCAATAGCGAGAAGTGCTAAGCAATATCCGTGGTTTAGCAGAGCTATTTGCATGCCTCCTGCTCATC TCTATAACTGGTGTGAGGTCCGGATGAAGATGTGGGTGATGAACTTGGGAAAGCCTGTaaatatacctaaattaaatGAAGCTATGGCCATTGAACTCGGAGCAAGTCTGTTAGGAGAAGCCATCATCTTCTTGATTGCTGCAGGCCTGCTGCTGGCAGAGTACACAAGACAGGTGCGCAAGGAGACTGCAAAAGAAGCGGCCCGTCAGGAGGAAATGAGCAACATTCAATACACCATACAGGAGCTGTATTTTCAGGCTGAAAGACAGGAGACTCAGATCCGTGAGCTGTTGCGAACTATTTCCGACTTGGAAGGAAGAGTGGTCAAGGTCCCCTGGAAGGGAAAGCAGCCTGACGAGTCACTCGAGACAACAAAACCTTTGGATGAATCTGATTCCATACAAGACATTAGGTATTACCACCGAGAAGGCTTTGGTACACCAATGAAAATGTCTTACATGTGGCCAGAAAGAAGAGGTATGATATTTACAGCTGTTGCGTATCTGTCAAAAGATGTATTTAGAAATTCTAGTGAATATAGTGACAGTAATGTATAG
- the LOC124373882 gene encoding putative OPA3-like protein CG13603 isoform X6 has translation MKMWVMNLGKPVNIPKLNEAMAIELGASLLGEAIIFLIAAGLLLAEYTRQVRKETAKEAARQEEMSNIQYTIQELYFQAERQETQIRELLRTISDLEGRVVKVPWKGKQPDESLETTKPLDESDSIQDIRYYHREGFGTPMKMSYMWPERRGMIFTAVAYLSKDVFRNSSEYSDSNV, from the coding sequence ATGAAGATGTGGGTGATGAACTTGGGAAAGCCTGTaaatatacctaaattaaatGAAGCTATGGCCATTGAACTCGGAGCAAGTCTGTTAGGAGAAGCCATCATCTTCTTGATTGCTGCAGGCCTGCTGCTGGCAGAGTACACAAGACAGGTGCGCAAGGAGACTGCAAAAGAAGCGGCCCGTCAGGAGGAAATGAGCAACATTCAATACACCATACAGGAGCTGTATTTTCAGGCTGAAAGACAGGAGACTCAGATCCGTGAGCTGTTGCGAACTATTTCCGACTTGGAAGGAAGAGTGGTCAAGGTCCCCTGGAAGGGAAAGCAGCCTGACGAGTCACTCGAGACAACAAAACCTTTGGATGAATCTGATTCCATACAAGACATTAGGTATTACCACCGAGAAGGCTTTGGTACACCAATGAAAATGTCTTACATGTGGCCAGAAAGAAGAGGTATGATATTTACAGCTGTTGCGTATCTGTCAAAAGATGTATTTAGAAATTCTAGTGAATATAGTGACAGTAATGTATAG
- the LOC124373882 gene encoding putative OPA3-like protein CG13603 isoform X5 has translation MTWVLIIRVCFTSRWLSLVYNWCEVRMKMWVMNLGKPVNIPKLNEAMAIELGASLLGEAIIFLIAAGLLLAEYTRQVRKETAKEAARQEEMSNIQYTIQELYFQAERQETQIRELLRTISDLEGRVVKVPWKGKQPDESLETTKPLDESDSIQDIRYYHREGFGTPMKMSYMWPERRGMIFTAVAYLSKDVFRNSSEYSDSNV, from the exons ATGACATGGGTGCTGATCATTCGTGTCTGTTTTACAAGTCGGTGGTTGTCTCTGG TCTATAACTGGTGTGAGGTCCGGATGAAGATGTGGGTGATGAACTTGGGAAAGCCTGTaaatatacctaaattaaatGAAGCTATGGCCATTGAACTCGGAGCAAGTCTGTTAGGAGAAGCCATCATCTTCTTGATTGCTGCAGGCCTGCTGCTGGCAGAGTACACAAGACAGGTGCGCAAGGAGACTGCAAAAGAAGCGGCCCGTCAGGAGGAAATGAGCAACATTCAATACACCATACAGGAGCTGTATTTTCAGGCTGAAAGACAGGAGACTCAGATCCGTGAGCTGTTGCGAACTATTTCCGACTTGGAAGGAAGAGTGGTCAAGGTCCCCTGGAAGGGAAAGCAGCCTGACGAGTCACTCGAGACAACAAAACCTTTGGATGAATCTGATTCCATACAAGACATTAGGTATTACCACCGAGAAGGCTTTGGTACACCAATGAAAATGTCTTACATGTGGCCAGAAAGAAGAGGTATGATATTTACAGCTGTTGCGTATCTGTCAAAAGATGTATTTAGAAATTCTAGTGAATATAGTGACAGTAATGTATAG
- the LOC124373925 gene encoding putative OPA3-like protein CG13603, producing MVVGAFPVAKLGALLIRQISKPLANAIAKNAKQHPWFSRVICMPPAQFYNWCEVRMKLWVLNLGKPVKVPKLNEAMAIELGASLLGEFIIFLIAAGLLLAEYTRQTRKETAKEIARQEEIYKIQLTVKELNFQTERQDTQIRELLETISDLEKRVSKVPWNRNKPELPETRTLDESDSLQDIKYYHQKGFGTPLKMSCFWPEKKSVIFIAVEHLSKDVYKNVIQFSDL from the exons ATGGTTGTGGGAGCATTCCCCGTAGCTAAGTTGGGTGCTCTTCTTATTAGACAAATAAGTAAACCTTTAGCAAATGCAATCGCGAAAAATGCCAAGCAACATCCTTGGTTCAGCAGAGTCATTTGTATGCCTCCTGCTCAAT TCTATAACTGGTGTGAAGTACGGATGAAGTTGTGGGTACTAAACTTGGGGAAACCTGTGAAGGTACCAAAACTGAACGAGGCTATGGCCATTGAACTTGGTGCAAGTCTGCTGGGAGAATTCATCATCTTCCTGATCGCTGCAGGCCTGTTGTTGGCAGAGTATACAAGACAGACGCGAAAGGAGACCGCAAAGGAAATCGCCCGCCAAGAGGAGATTTACAAAATCCAACTTACTGTAAAAGAGCTGAACTTCCAAACTGAACGACAGGACACCCAGATACGTGAGCTGTTAGAAACAATATCTGACTTGGAAAAAAGGGTGAGCAAGGTTCCTTGGAATCGGAATAAACCAGAATTACCTGAGACAAGAACTCTAGATGAATCTGATTCCTTACAAGATATTAAGTATTATCACCAAAAGGGTTTTGGTACGCctttaaaaatgtcttgtttttggCCAGAAAAAAAGAGTGTGATATTTATAGCGGTTGAACATCTTTCGAaagatgtatataaaaatgttattcagtTCAGTGATCTATAa
- the LOC124373882 gene encoding optic atrophy 3 protein homolog isoform X2: MVAAAFPVAKLGSLVLKQLSKPIANYVKTQAKESLFFRTYICMPPAQFYNWCEVRMKMWVMNLGKPVNIPKLNEAMAIELGASLLGEAIIFLIAAGLLLAEYTRQVRKETAKEAARQEEMSNIQYTIQELYFQAERQETQIRELLRTISDLEGRVVKVPWKGKQPDESLETTKPLDESDSIQDIRYYHREGFGTPMKMSYMWPERRGMIFTAVAYLSKDVFRNSSEYSDSNV; this comes from the exons ATGGTAGCTGCTGCTTTTCCTGTTGCTAAGCTAGGCTCTCTTGTTTTGAAACAATTAAGTAAACCCATAGCAAATTATGTTAAAACTCAAGCAaaagaaagtttgttttttagGACCTATATCTGCATGCCTCCAGCTCAgt TCTATAACTGGTGTGAGGTCCGGATGAAGATGTGGGTGATGAACTTGGGAAAGCCTGTaaatatacctaaattaaatGAAGCTATGGCCATTGAACTCGGAGCAAGTCTGTTAGGAGAAGCCATCATCTTCTTGATTGCTGCAGGCCTGCTGCTGGCAGAGTACACAAGACAGGTGCGCAAGGAGACTGCAAAAGAAGCGGCCCGTCAGGAGGAAATGAGCAACATTCAATACACCATACAGGAGCTGTATTTTCAGGCTGAAAGACAGGAGACTCAGATCCGTGAGCTGTTGCGAACTATTTCCGACTTGGAAGGAAGAGTGGTCAAGGTCCCCTGGAAGGGAAAGCAGCCTGACGAGTCACTCGAGACAACAAAACCTTTGGATGAATCTGATTCCATACAAGACATTAGGTATTACCACCGAGAAGGCTTTGGTACACCAATGAAAATGTCTTACATGTGGCCAGAAAGAAGAGGTATGATATTTACAGCTGTTGCGTATCTGTCAAAAGATGTATTTAGAAATTCTAGTGAATATAGTGACAGTAATGTATAG